A part of Phoenix dactylifera cultivar Barhee BC4 chromosome 2, palm_55x_up_171113_PBpolish2nd_filt_p, whole genome shotgun sequence genomic DNA contains:
- the LOC103711806 gene encoding protein NRT1/ PTR FAMILY 7.3-like, translating into MVGAMANSEVSKMAKDEQGAREGEMKVGVVPEEGHGGTEAQVEDCCDYTLDGSVDLRGRPAVKGSSGGWVSGILLLVNQGLATLAFFGVGVNLVLFLTRVLQQNNADAANNVSKWTGTVYIFSLFGAFLSDSYWGRYKTCAIFQVIFVLGLVLLSLCTHLLLLRPSGCGDGHAPCGSHSSLEVGGFYLSIYMVALGYGGYQPNIATFGADQFDEEDPTEAHSKVSFFSYFYLALNLGSLLSNTFLSYFQDQGMWALGFWASGGSAFLALLLFLLGTLRYRYFKPGGNPLSRICQVVIAASRKWTVRMPPGGDDLYELDEKEHAEASGSRKILHTEGFKFLDRAAFVDSNDFTVRGERSILRDPWRLCTIAQVEEVKCVLRLLPIWLCTILYSVVFTQMASLFVEQGAAMNTDVRGFRIPPASMSAFDILSVATVIFFNRRLLHPVICRLKKSPSGLTELQRMGVGLVIAVMAMVSAGAVEHFRLKHAGARCEGCDGSSLSILWQVPQYVLIGASEVFMYVGQLEFFNAQAPDGLKSFASALCMTSISLGNYVSDLLVTLVMEITAKGGRPGWIPGNLNKGHMDRFYFLLAVLTSADFVVYLACAKWYKSIKLEGKCGEAKGGSTV; encoded by the exons ATGGTTGGTGCAATGGCCAACTCTGAGGTATCCAAAATG GCAAAGGACGAACAAGGAGCAAGAGAAGGCGAGATGAAGGTGGGGGTGGTGCCTGAGGAAGGGCATGGTGGAACGGAGGCACAAGTGGAAGACTGCTGTGACTATACACTGGATGGCTCTGTGGACCTCAGAGGCCGCCCTGCAGTCAAAGGAAGCTCTGGTGGATGGGTGTCTGGTATCCTATTGCTTG TGAATCAAGGCCTGGCAACGCTGGCATTCTTCGGGGTCGGCGTCAACCTGGTGCTATTTCTGACAAGGGTGCTGCAGCAAAACAACGCAGACGCAGCCAACAACGTCAGTAAATGGACAGGCACCGTCTATATCTTCTCTCTTTTTGGTGCCTTCCTCAGCGACTCCTACTGGGGAAGATACAAGACTTGTGCCATCTTCCAAGTCATCTTTGTCTTG GGTTTGGTGCTTCTATCACTGTGCACGCATCTACTCCTACTGAGACCCTCAGGGTGCGGTGATGGCCACGCTCCGTGTGGGTCTCATTCCAGCTTAGAAGTTGGAGGGTTCTACCTATCTATCTACATGGTCGCCCTTGGCTATGGGGGCTACCAGCCCAACATTGCGACCTTTGGGGCCGACCAGTTTGATGAGGAGGACCCAACGGAAGCCCACTCCAAGGTCTCCTTCTTTAGCTACTTCTACCTGGCCCTCAACTTGGGTTCCCTCTTGTCGAACACCTTCCTGAGCTACTTTCAGGACCAGGGCATGTGGGCCTTGGGCTTCTGGGCCTCTGGTGGGTCCGCCTTCTTGGCGCTGCTCCTCTTCCTTCTTGGGACTCTCAGGTACAGATACTTCAAGCCAGGGGGGAATCCCCTCTCCAGAATCTGCCAGGTGGTCATCGCCGCATCGCGGAAATGGACTGTCAGGATGCCGCCAGGTGGAGACGATTTGTATGAGCTGGATGAAAAGGAGCATGCAGAAGCTAGTGGTAGTAGAAAGATTCTCCACACTGAGGGGTTCAA GTTCTTGGACCGTGCTGCGTTCGTCGACTCCAATGACTTCACCGTCCGAGGCGAGAGGTCCATCCTCCGGGACCCATGGCGGCTGTGCACCATCGCCCAAGTGGAGGAAGTGAAATGCGTGCTAAGACTCCTCCCCATATGGCTCTGCACCATCCTCTACTCGGTAGTCTTCACTCAGATGGCGTCGCTCTTCGTCGAGCAGGGCGCCGCCATGAACACAGATGTCAGAGGCTTCCGCATCCCGCCCGCGAGCATGTCTGCCTTCGACATCCTCAGCGTCGCGACCGTCATCTTCTTCAACCGCAGGCTCCTCCACCCTGTCATCTGCCGGCTCAAGAAGAGCCCCAGCGGGCTCACCGAGCTCCAGCGGATGGGCGTCGGCCTCGTGATCGCCGTCATGGCCATGGTCTCCGCCGGCGCAGTCGAGCACTTCAGGCTGAAGCACGCCGGGGCGCGCTGCGAGGGCTGCGACGGCAGCTCGTTGAGCATATTGTGGCAGGTGCCTCAGTATGTGCTGATCGGAGCCTCGGAGGTGTTCATGTACGTGGGTCAGCTGGAGTTCTTCAACGCACAGGCGCCGGACGGACTGAAGAGCTTCGCGAGCGCGCTGTGCATGACGTCGATCTCGCTGGGGAACTACGTGAGCGATCTGCTCGTGACGCTCGTCATGGAGATCACGGCCAAGGGCGGCCGGCCGGGGTGGATTCCGGGGAACCTTAACAAGGGTCATATGGACAGGTTCTACTTCCTGCTTGCGGTATTAACCAGTGCAGACTTTGTGGTGTATCTGGCCTGTGCCAAGTGGTACAAATCTATCAAGCTGGAGGGGAAATGCGGGGAGGCGAAGGGGGGTTCCACGGTCTGA